The Lysobacter panacisoli genome includes a window with the following:
- the thiC gene encoding phosphomethylpyrimidine synthase ThiC, giving the protein MNAVPSELIQKAEQLSADVTRPIPGSHKIHVEGSRPDIQVPMREIALAKTPTMFGGEDNAPLAVYDTSGAYTDANAVIDLARGLAPLRAQWIAERGDTEVLSALSSEFGRKRENDPKLDAVRFRERPLPRRAVAGANVTQMHYARRGIVTPEMEYIAIRENQRIEAIREAHLLKQHAGESFGANIQKIITPEFVRDEVARGRAIIPNNINHPESEPMIIGRNFLTKVNANIGNSAVSSGIAEEVEKLVWSIRWGADTVMDLSTGKHIHETREWIIRNSPVPIGTVPIYQALEKVDGRAEELNWEIFRDTLIEQAEQGVDYFTIHAGVLLRYVPLTAGRVTGIVSRGGSILAKWCLAHHKENFLYTHFEEICEIMKAYDVAFSLGDGLRPGSIADANDAAQFGELETLGELTKIAWKHDVQTMIEGPGHVPMQLIKENMDKQLRECGEAPFYTLGPLTTDIAPGYDHITSAIGAAMIGWFGTAMLCYVTPKEHLGLPNKHDVREGLMAYKIAAHAADLAKGHPGAQARDNAMSKARFEFRWEDQFNLGLDPERAREYHDETLPKDAHKVAHFCSMCGPHFCSMKITQDVRDYAKEHGVDEQAALAEGMAEKSAQFREQGAQVYHKA; this is encoded by the coding sequence ATGAACGCAGTCCCGAGCGAACTCATCCAGAAGGCCGAACAGTTGTCGGCCGACGTCACCCGTCCGATCCCGGGCTCGCACAAGATCCACGTCGAAGGCTCGCGTCCCGACATCCAGGTGCCGATGCGCGAGATCGCGCTGGCGAAGACGCCGACGATGTTCGGCGGCGAGGACAATGCACCGCTCGCGGTCTACGACACCTCCGGCGCGTACACCGATGCGAATGCGGTGATCGATCTCGCACGCGGACTGGCACCGTTGCGCGCGCAGTGGATCGCCGAGCGCGGCGACACCGAGGTGTTGTCGGCGCTGTCGTCGGAGTTCGGCCGCAAGCGCGAGAACGACCCGAAGCTCGACGCCGTGCGCTTCCGCGAGCGGCCGTTGCCGCGCCGTGCGGTGGCCGGCGCCAACGTCACCCAGATGCATTACGCGCGCCGTGGAATCGTCACGCCGGAGATGGAGTACATCGCCATCCGCGAGAACCAGCGGATCGAGGCGATCCGCGAAGCGCACCTGTTGAAGCAGCATGCGGGCGAGAGCTTCGGCGCGAACATCCAGAAGATCATCACGCCGGAATTCGTGCGCGATGAAGTGGCGCGCGGCCGCGCGATCATCCCGAACAACATCAACCATCCGGAAAGCGAGCCGATGATCATCGGCCGCAACTTCCTGACCAAGGTCAACGCGAACATCGGCAATTCCGCGGTGTCGTCGGGCATCGCCGAGGAAGTCGAGAAGCTGGTGTGGTCGATCCGCTGGGGCGCCGACACGGTGATGGACCTGTCGACCGGCAAGCACATCCACGAAACGCGCGAGTGGATCATCCGCAATTCGCCGGTGCCGATCGGCACGGTGCCGATCTACCAGGCGCTGGAGAAGGTCGACGGTCGCGCCGAGGAGCTGAACTGGGAGATCTTCCGCGACACGCTCATCGAACAGGCCGAGCAGGGCGTGGACTACTTCACCATCCACGCCGGCGTGCTGCTGCGTTACGTGCCGCTGACCGCGGGTCGCGTGACCGGCATCGTCTCGCGTGGCGGTTCGATCCTCGCCAAGTGGTGCCTGGCGCACCACAAGGAGAACTTCCTCTACACGCACTTCGAGGAAATCTGCGAAATCATGAAGGCCTACGACGTGGCCTTCTCGCTCGGCGACGGCCTGCGTCCCGGTTCGATCGCCGACGCCAACGACGCCGCGCAGTTCGGCGAGCTGGAGACGCTCGGCGAGCTGACCAAGATCGCGTGGAAGCACGACGTGCAGACCATGATCGAAGGCCCCGGCCACGTGCCGATGCAGCTGATCAAGGAGAACATGGACAAGCAGCTGCGCGAGTGCGGCGAAGCGCCGTTCTACACGCTCGGCCCGCTGACCACGGACATCGCGCCGGGCTACGACCACATCACCAGCGCGATCGGCGCGGCGATGATCGGCTGGTTCGGCACGGCGATGCTCTGCTATGTCACGCCGAAGGAGCACCTTGGCCTGCCCAACAAGCACGACGTGCGCGAAGGGCTGATGGCTTACAAGATCGCCGCGCACGCAGCCGACCTCGCCAAGGGCCATCCCGGTGCGCAGGCGCGCGACAACGCGATGAGCAAGGCGCGCTTCGAGTTCCGCTGGGAAGACCAGTTCAACCTCGGCCTCGATCCGGAGCGCGCACGCGAGTACCACGACGAGACGCTGCCGAAGGACGCGCACAAGGTCGCGCACTTCTGCTCGATGTGCGGGCCGCATTTCTGCTCGATGAAGATCACCCAGGACGTGCGCGATTACGCGAAGGAGCACGGCGTGGACGAACAGGCCGCGCTGGCCGAAGGCATGGCCGAGAAGTCGGCGCAGTTCCGAGAGCAGGGCGCGCAGGTCTACCACAAGGCCTGA
- a CDS encoding ion channel, translating into MSENSFRTLRWQVAVRRHPSAFLLAAQVLSLIIYPLFDQMASGRVVFGAVGVLVLALAVWVVNRSPASSWIAWTLAVPAFVLSLASVVMVSETLLVTSSALEALLYFYAAGSLIAYMMSDHRVTTDELYAAGATFTLLAWGFAYAFLVCQAWFPGSFTGAVEPERPRAWLELLFLSFTNLSAVGLGDVIPLSPPARVLVMLEQFAGVGYVAVVVSRLIGLTMLRHGKP; encoded by the coding sequence ATGAGCGAGAACAGTTTCCGCACATTGCGCTGGCAGGTCGCGGTCCGGCGCCATCCGTCGGCCTTCCTGCTCGCCGCGCAGGTATTGAGCCTGATCATCTATCCGCTGTTCGACCAGATGGCCAGCGGACGCGTGGTGTTCGGCGCGGTCGGCGTGCTGGTGCTGGCGCTGGCGGTTTGGGTGGTCAACCGCAGTCCCGCATCGAGCTGGATCGCCTGGACGCTGGCGGTACCGGCGTTCGTGCTGTCGCTGGCATCGGTGGTGATGGTGAGCGAGACGCTGCTGGTCACGTCGTCCGCGCTGGAGGCCCTGCTGTACTTCTACGCAGCCGGCAGCCTGATCGCCTACATGATGAGCGACCACCGCGTGACCACGGACGAGCTCTACGCCGCAGGTGCGACGTTCACGCTGCTGGCCTGGGGATTCGCGTACGCCTTCCTGGTCTGCCAGGCGTGGTTTCCCGGCAGTTTCACCGGAGCGGTCGAACCCGAACGTCCGCGTGCCTGGCTGGAACTGCTGTTCCTGAGCTTCACCAACCTCTCCGCGGTCGGCCTCGGCGACGTCATTCCGCTGAGTCCGCCGGCGCGCGTGCTGGTGATGCTGGAGCAGTTCGCGGGCGTGGGCTACGTGGCGGTGGTGGTGTCGAGGCTGATCGGGCTGACCATGCTGCGCCACGGGAAGCCTTGA
- a CDS encoding winged helix-turn-helix domain-containing protein, producing the protein MPRPLDPTMTQLPSERLRVGDCVVDVPLREIRAPGKRRPLRITPKSMGVLLVLVEQAGRVVSRDTLMTEVWPDTLPTNDVVTQAITQLRKAFDDERGNPSYIETIAKNGYRLLAPVQWMQGELPDGQADAAAADARWADPTRTTAKYPAIAGADPSEPLAPVPFPDASMPRGTWTSIAAVVFTVALLVAALVAWTLLRSNGNGAGTPSAQSVSDVQGLRSQRPYRLITSMPGFELAPTLSPDAGMVAYMAIPEGERGTSILVQTTEQTQPRLLTRPPEGFDDAAPAWSPDGRWIAFMRLGNGSCSIRVVTPNARAEHEVGTCDRRTPPTFDWTPDSNGLIFGGMTGENGSLGLRVLELDSGTWRSIDYPHQSDDLDTAPRYSPDGRWIVFVRNPPLGDFWRIPAQGGNAERLSRLRADLRGWDWTPGGRGLLFSVLVEGDYRVLRLDTSTGDVHPVPGLEDAQSPVTARNTRAISFVQRRPYFGLYRVDLSQGGQGSVHVVEPLFPSSSRDWMPAIAPDGAQLAFVSDRSGASGLWWADLQQPDSLRMMSEVRPATRYAPAWSADSRRLLVAGTNPQGRAVLQEVAPASGQVMTLPVPDADPLQGQYTPDPNRLLVLSANADGHPQLRLYDRSGTPWRSLGRIDGISQFQVDAPRNRILFTRLTESGLWEAALNLSAASVRRIDAAEPTADRYRLWSVAPDGEIRYLERRQDCAAGLRRISPAEVGPGRCLDQTRRSAANGFSLGGPRGEVAYLALVEWDGADIGYMELPKDTASELPGWIK; encoded by the coding sequence ATGCCCAGACCCCTCGACCCCACGATGACCCAGCTGCCGTCCGAGCGACTGCGCGTGGGCGATTGCGTGGTCGATGTGCCGCTGCGCGAGATCCGCGCACCCGGCAAGCGTCGTCCATTGCGCATCACGCCCAAGTCGATGGGCGTGCTGTTGGTGCTGGTCGAACAGGCCGGGCGCGTGGTCAGTCGCGACACGCTGATGACCGAAGTGTGGCCAGACACGTTGCCGACCAACGACGTCGTCACCCAGGCCATCACGCAACTGCGCAAGGCGTTCGACGACGAGCGCGGCAATCCGAGCTACATCGAGACGATCGCCAAGAACGGTTATCGACTGCTCGCGCCGGTGCAGTGGATGCAGGGCGAGCTGCCCGACGGTCAGGCGGACGCCGCCGCTGCGGACGCGCGCTGGGCCGATCCGACGCGCACGACCGCGAAGTATCCCGCCATCGCCGGCGCCGATCCGAGCGAACCGCTGGCGCCGGTACCGTTTCCCGACGCGTCGATGCCGCGCGGCACGTGGACGTCGATCGCGGCGGTCGTGTTCACCGTTGCCCTGCTGGTCGCCGCACTGGTGGCGTGGACGCTCCTGCGCAGCAATGGGAATGGCGCGGGGACGCCCTCGGCGCAGTCGGTCTCCGACGTGCAGGGCCTGCGCAGCCAGCGACCGTATCGCCTGATCACCTCGATGCCCGGCTTCGAACTCGCGCCGACGTTGTCGCCGGATGCGGGCATGGTCGCCTACATGGCGATTCCCGAAGGCGAACGCGGCACTTCGATCCTGGTGCAGACGACCGAACAGACCCAGCCGCGCCTGCTGACGCGGCCGCCGGAAGGTTTCGACGACGCCGCGCCGGCGTGGTCGCCGGACGGACGCTGGATCGCCTTCATGCGCCTGGGCAATGGCAGCTGCAGCATCCGCGTGGTCACGCCCAACGCGCGCGCCGAGCACGAGGTCGGCACCTGCGATCGCCGCACGCCGCCGACCTTCGATTGGACGCCCGACAGCAACGGTCTGATTTTCGGCGGCATGACCGGCGAGAACGGCAGCCTCGGTTTGCGCGTGCTCGAACTCGACAGCGGCACCTGGCGTTCGATCGACTATCCGCATCAGTCCGACGATCTGGACACCGCGCCGCGTTATTCGCCGGACGGACGCTGGATCGTCTTCGTGCGCAATCCGCCGCTGGGCGATTTCTGGCGCATTCCGGCGCAGGGCGGCAACGCCGAGCGCCTGAGCCGCCTGCGCGCCGACCTGCGCGGCTGGGACTGGACGCCGGGCGGACGCGGCCTGCTCTTCAGCGTGCTGGTCGAAGGCGACTACCGCGTGCTCCGACTCGACACCAGCACCGGCGACGTGCATCCGGTGCCGGGGCTGGAGGACGCGCAATCGCCGGTCACCGCACGCAATACGCGGGCGATCTCCTTCGTCCAGCGTCGTCCGTACTTCGGTCTGTACCGGGTCGACCTCTCGCAGGGCGGGCAGGGCAGCGTGCACGTGGTGGAGCCCCTGTTCCCGTCGTCCTCGCGCGACTGGATGCCGGCGATCGCGCCCGACGGCGCGCAACTCGCCTTCGTCTCTGACCGGTCCGGCGCCAGCGGCCTGTGGTGGGCCGATCTGCAGCAGCCAGACAGCCTGCGCATGATGAGCGAGGTGCGCCCGGCCACCCGTTACGCGCCGGCATGGTCCGCCGATTCCCGGCGCCTGCTGGTCGCGGGCACGAACCCGCAGGGTCGTGCCGTGCTCCAGGAAGTCGCGCCCGCAAGCGGGCAGGTGATGACCCTGCCGGTGCCGGATGCCGATCCCCTCCAGGGCCAGTACACCCCCGACCCGAACCGCCTGCTCGTGCTCTCGGCCAATGCCGACGGCCACCCGCAGCTGCGCCTGTACGACCGGAGCGGTACGCCGTGGCGCTCACTGGGACGGATCGACGGCATCTCCCAGTTCCAGGTCGATGCCCCGCGCAACCGCATCCTGTTCACCCGACTGACCGAGAGCGGTCTATGGGAGGCGGCACTCAACCTGTCCGCCGCCAGCGTGCGCCGGATCGACGCCGCCGAGCCGACCGCCGACCGCTATCGTCTGTGGTCCGTCGCGCCGGACGGCGAGATCCGCTACCTCGAACGACGCCAGGATTGCGCCGCCGGACTGCGCCGGATCTCCCCGGCCGAGGTCGGCCCCGGCCGGTGCCTGGACCAGACCCGACGCTCCGCAGCGAACGGTTTCAGCCTCGGTGGGCCGCGCGGTGAGGTGGCCTATCTGGCCCTGGTCGAGTGGGACGGCGCCGATATCGGTTACATGGAGCTTCCGAAAGACACGGCGTCGGAACTTCCGGGTTGGATCAAGTAA